Proteins co-encoded in one Ruegeria pomeroyi DSS-3 genomic window:
- a CDS encoding arylsulfatase, whose protein sequence is MSRKPNIILILADDLGFADLGCTGSEIRTPNIDGLARDGALLTAMYNCARCCPTRASLLTGLYPHNAGIGHMGADLGTPAYRGFLRNDCATIAEHLRAAGYRTCMSGKWHVGGDFMAREVDSWRVGDVDHPTPRQRGFDRFYGIVDGVTHFFSPHYMLEDDTRVETFPDDFYFTDAITDKAIGMVEEAVEMEQPFFLYLAHTAPHWPLHAHPEDIARYDGVYGRGWDALRSSRHETMNAMGLFQTNWQISPRDADVCPWEAAPHKDWEARKMATYAAMVDRMDQSIGTLLAALKRMGQFDNTLILFLSDNGGCAEFMAEDGWAKFFPDTTHDGRHIEMGNRPEIMPGSALTYQSYDKPWANVSNAPFRKFKHYVHEGGISTPLIAHWPGRIAAPVPLHAACHVVDILPTILEAAGAPPIAELGGHGMQPLQGESLLGLLRGKKWEREQPIFFEHEGNSAIRLGQFKLVRLHGQDWELYDIEADRTELNDLIRGEPDRAKALVAEYQDWADKTGVLDWNIALPRLLAAWQMDNAEG, encoded by the coding sequence ATGTCCCGCAAGCCAAACATCATTCTCATTCTCGCCGACGACCTGGGGTTCGCCGATCTGGGCTGTACCGGGTCCGAGATCCGCACACCCAATATCGACGGGCTGGCGCGCGACGGCGCGCTGCTGACGGCGATGTACAATTGCGCGCGCTGCTGTCCGACGCGGGCCTCGCTGTTGACCGGGCTTTACCCGCACAATGCCGGGATCGGCCATATGGGGGCCGACCTGGGCACGCCCGCCTATCGCGGTTTCCTGCGCAACGACTGCGCCACCATTGCCGAACATCTGCGGGCGGCGGGCTATCGCACCTGCATGTCGGGCAAATGGCATGTGGGCGGGGATTTCATGGCGCGCGAAGTGGACAGCTGGCGGGTGGGTGATGTCGACCACCCCACCCCGCGCCAACGCGGGTTCGACCGGTTCTATGGCATCGTCGACGGGGTCACGCATTTCTTCTCGCCGCATTACATGCTGGAGGACGATACCCGCGTCGAAACCTTTCCGGACGATTTCTATTTCACCGACGCGATCACCGACAAGGCCATCGGCATGGTCGAGGAGGCGGTGGAGATGGAGCAGCCCTTCTTCCTCTACCTCGCCCATACCGCGCCGCATTGGCCGCTGCATGCGCATCCCGAGGATATCGCGCGCTATGACGGGGTCTATGGGCGCGGCTGGGACGCGCTGCGCAGCAGCCGCCACGAGACGATGAACGCGATGGGCCTGTTTCAGACCAACTGGCAGATCAGCCCGCGCGACGCGGATGTCTGCCCCTGGGAGGCCGCGCCGCACAAGGATTGGGAGGCGCGCAAGATGGCCACCTATGCCGCCATGGTGGACCGGATGGACCAGTCCATCGGCACGCTGCTGGCGGCGCTGAAACGGATGGGACAGTTCGACAACACGCTGATCCTGTTTCTCAGCGACAATGGCGGCTGCGCCGAGTTCATGGCCGAGGACGGCTGGGCCAAATTCTTTCCCGATACCACCCATGACGGGCGACATATCGAAATGGGCAACCGGCCCGAGATCATGCCCGGCAGCGCGCTGACCTATCAGAGCTATGACAAGCCCTGGGCCAATGTGTCGAACGCACCGTTCCGCAAGTTCAAGCATTACGTGCACGAGGGCGGCATCTCGACACCGCTGATCGCCCATTGGCCCGGCAGGATCGCGGCACCTGTGCCGCTCCACGCCGCCTGTCATGTGGTCGACATCCTGCCGACGATCCTGGAAGCGGCGGGCGCACCGCCGATTGCGGAACTGGGCGGGCACGGGATGCAGCCCTTGCAGGGTGAAAGCCTGCTGGGCCTGTTGCGCGGCAAGAAATGGGAGCGCGAGCAGCCCATCTTTTTCGAGCACGAGGGCAACAGCGCCATCCGTCTGGGCCAGTTCAAGCTGGTGCGGCTGCATGGGCAGGACTGGGAGCTTTACGATATCGAGGCCGACAGAACGGAGTTGAACGACTTGATCCGGGGTGAGCCCGATCGGGCAAAGGCGCTGGTGGCCGAATACCAGGACTGGGCCGACAAGACCGGCGTGCTGGACTGGAACATCGCGCTACCCCGGCTGCTGGCGGCCTGGCAGATGGACAACGCCGAAGGGTGA
- a CDS encoding Fe(3+) ABC transporter substrate-binding protein, which translates to MLKTTTAIALALIATSAIAEGELNLYSSRHYDTDERLYTDFEEATGIRINRIEGKADELIARMQAEGANSPADVLLTVDTSRLARAKEAGLLQAIDSAVLEDRIPANLQDSDNQWFGFSQRARLYFYDKAGVSAPPATYLDLADPAYKGQVCIRSSTNTYNQTLLAAIITHHGEDVARDWAESVVANMAREPQGGDTDQLRGIVSGECGIAVSNSYYFARALRSDVKGLSGEIDKIGIAFPSQDAEGAHMNLSGGGVAAHAPNRDNAVKFLEYLASDQAQVYFSNGNDEYPAVTGVDLADNVAALGEFKADEVNLSEVAANIPMAQKIFNEVGWK; encoded by the coding sequence ATGCTCAAGACCACCACTGCCATCGCGCTTGCCCTGATTGCCACCTCGGCCATCGCCGAGGGCGAGCTGAACCTCTATTCGTCGCGCCATTATGACACCGACGAGCGGCTCTATACCGATTTCGAAGAGGCCACCGGCATCCGCATCAACCGGATCGAGGGCAAGGCGGACGAGCTGATCGCCCGCATGCAGGCCGAAGGCGCCAATTCGCCCGCCGACGTGCTGCTGACCGTCGACACCTCGCGTCTGGCCCGCGCCAAAGAGGCCGGCCTGCTGCAAGCCATCGACAGCGCCGTTCTCGAAGACCGCATTCCCGCCAACCTGCAGGACAGCGACAACCAGTGGTTCGGCTTCTCGCAGCGCGCGCGGCTCTATTTCTATGACAAGGCCGGTGTCAGCGCGCCGCCCGCCACCTATCTCGATCTGGCCGATCCCGCCTACAAGGGGCAGGTCTGCATCCGCTCGTCCACCAACACCTATAACCAGACCCTGCTGGCCGCCATCATCACCCATCACGGCGAAGATGTTGCCCGCGACTGGGCCGAAAGCGTCGTCGCCAACATGGCGCGCGAACCGCAGGGCGGCGATACCGACCAGCTGCGCGGCATCGTGTCGGGCGAATGCGGGATCGCGGTGTCGAACTCGTACTACTTCGCCCGCGCCCTGCGCAGCGACGTCAAGGGGCTGAGCGGCGAGATCGACAAGATCGGCATCGCCTTCCCCTCGCAGGACGCCGAAGGCGCGCATATGAACCTGTCCGGCGGCGGCGTGGCTGCCCATGCGCCCAACCGCGACAATGCGGTCAAGTTCCTGGAGTATCTCGCCAGCGATCAGGCGCAGGTCTATTTCTCGAATGGCAATGACGAATACCCCGCCGTCACCGGTGTCGACCTGGCCGACAACGTGGCCGCGCTGGGAGAGTTCAAGGCCGACGAAGTGAACCTGTCCGAAGTGGCCGCCAACATCCCGATGGCACAGAAAATCTTCAACGAGGTTGGCTGGAAGTAA
- a CDS encoding ABC transporter permease → MADTRYAAHGSRRRLSSGTRLLGGLAFAIAAACLLPMVAVALAALTGGTDTLAHLLETVLPGYAATTLLLVALVAAGTFAVGVGAAWLVTMTRFPGVRLLEIALVLPLAFPAYVLAYAYTFVLDHPGVVQTTLRQVTGWGPRDYWFPEIRSTEGAAVMLILVLYPYVYLLARAAFLQQSASAFLAARALGTGPWVAFWRVSLPMARPAIAGGVLLAVMETIADFGTVAYFGVQTFATGIYTSWFSMADRAAAAQLALCLLGFALLLAVAERTQRGKARYYQSGRRHAALPAGELKGWQAAGAFTLCAVPVVLGFVLPVVILVQMGLESEQNLLSRRYVGFIRNSLTLAGTAAVVTVTAAICVGFFQRLRPGRRSDGAAYLARLGYAVPGGVIAVGLIVPFAAFDNALDAWMRAQFGLSTGLLITGSIWLLIAAYMVRFLAAALGAYEGGQSMVHANMDAAARSLGQGPLGTLRRIHLPILTPSLMTALLIVFVDVMKELPATLIMRPFNFDTLAVQAYRLASDERLEGAAVPSLVILAMGLLPVILICRQVGRGR, encoded by the coding sequence ATGGCTGACACCCGATATGCCGCCCATGGCTCCCGCCGCCGCCTGTCTTCGGGCACCCGCCTGTTGGGCGGCTTGGCCTTCGCCATCGCCGCAGCCTGCCTGTTGCCGATGGTCGCGGTGGCGCTGGCGGCGCTGACCGGAGGCACCGATACGCTGGCCCATCTGCTGGAGACGGTGTTGCCGGGCTATGCGGCGACAACCTTGCTGCTGGTCGCGCTGGTGGCTGCCGGGACCTTTGCCGTCGGGGTCGGTGCGGCCTGGCTGGTGACGATGACACGCTTTCCCGGCGTGCGTTTGCTGGAAATCGCGCTGGTGCTGCCGCTGGCCTTTCCCGCCTATGTGCTGGCCTATGCCTATACCTTCGTGCTCGATCATCCGGGGGTGGTGCAGACGACCCTGCGTCAGGTGACAGGCTGGGGGCCGCGCGACTATTGGTTCCCCGAGATCCGCTCGACCGAGGGCGCGGCGGTGATGCTGATCCTGGTGCTTTACCCCTATGTCTACCTGCTGGCGCGGGCGGCCTTCCTGCAGCAAAGCGCCAGCGCCTTTCTGGCGGCGCGGGCGCTGGGAACCGGGCCCTGGGTGGCCTTCTGGCGGGTGTCGCTGCCGATGGCGCGGCCGGCGATTGCGGGAGGGGTGCTGCTGGCGGTGATGGAGACCATCGCCGATTTCGGCACGGTGGCCTATTTCGGGGTGCAGACCTTTGCCACCGGCATTTATACCAGCTGGTTCTCGATGGCCGACCGGGCGGCGGCGGCGCAGCTGGCGCTGTGTCTGCTGGGCTTTGCCCTGCTGCTGGCGGTGGCCGAGCGTACCCAGCGCGGCAAGGCGCGCTACTACCAGTCCGGGCGCCGGCACGCGGCGCTGCCCGCGGGCGAGTTGAAAGGGTGGCAGGCGGCGGGCGCTTTCACGCTCTGTGCGGTGCCCGTTGTGCTGGGCTTTGTGCTGCCGGTGGTGATTCTGGTGCAGATGGGGCTGGAGTCCGAGCAGAACCTGCTGTCGCGCCGCTATGTCGGATTCATCCGCAACTCGCTGACGCTGGCGGGCACGGCGGCGGTGGTGACGGTGACGGCGGCGATCTGCGTGGGCTTCTTCCAGCGGTTGAGGCCCGGGCGGCGCTCGGACGGGGCCGCTTATTTGGCGCGGCTGGGATATGCGGTGCCGGGCGGGGTGATCGCGGTGGGGCTGATCGTGCCCTTTGCTGCCTTTGACAACGCGCTCGACGCCTGGATGCGGGCCCAGTTCGGCCTGTCCACCGGTTTGTTGATCACCGGCTCCATCTGGCTGCTGATCGCGGCCTATATGGTGCGGTTTCTGGCGGCGGCGCTTGGCGCCTATGAGGGCGGCCAAAGCATGGTGCACGCCAATATGGATGCCGCCGCCCGGTCACTGGGGCAGGGGCCGCTGGGCACGCTCCGCCGTATCCACCTTCCGATCCTGACGCCTTCGCTGATGACCGCGCTGCTGATCGTCTTTGTCGATGTGATGAAAGAACTGCCCGCGACGCTGATCATGCGCCCCTTCAACTTTGACACTTTGGCGGTGCAGGCCTATCGCCTGGCCAGCGACGAACGGCTGGAGGGCGCGGCGGTGCCGTCGCTGGTGATCCTGGCGATGGGGCTGTTGCCGGTGATCCTGATCTGCCGTCAGGTCGGACGGGGCCGGTAA
- a CDS encoding phenylacetate--CoA ligase family protein, protein MTHFDPLETRTDDQRAADLASALPQQIARAKTAPGFARLLADVDPAAITDAAALATLPVLRKSELSRAQGEHPPFGGFTVKPAHGFAHVFQSPGPIYEPGGTDHDWWRMGRFLHAAGIGQGDIVQNCFGYHLTPAGMIFENGARAVGAAVLPAGTGQTELQVTAARDIGCTAYAGTPDYLKVILDKAEEMGVALKFTKAAVGGGALFPSLRKEYADRGISCLQCYATADLGNIAYESAAMEGMIVDEHVIVEIVTPGTGTPVAPGEVGEVVVTSLNPDYPLIRFATGDMSAVLPGHSPCGRTNMRIKGWMGRADQTTKIKGMFVRPEQVAALVDKHAEIVKARVIATRVGEMDAMTVQIESSGGDDAAYARSVAEVLKLKGAIEVVAPGSLPKDGLVIEDQRRYD, encoded by the coding sequence ATGACCCATTTTGACCCGCTCGAAACCCGCACGGACGACCAGCGCGCCGCCGATCTGGCCAGCGCCTTGCCGCAACAGATCGCCCGCGCCAAGACGGCGCCCGGCTTTGCCCGGCTGCTGGCCGATGTGGACCCGGCTGCGATCACCGATGCGGCAGCGCTGGCGACATTGCCGGTGCTGCGCAAATCGGAACTGAGCCGTGCCCAGGGCGAACATCCGCCCTTTGGCGGGTTCACCGTCAAGCCGGCGCATGGCTTTGCCCATGTGTTCCAGTCCCCCGGTCCGATCTATGAACCGGGCGGCACCGATCACGACTGGTGGCGCATGGGGCGTTTCCTGCATGCCGCCGGCATCGGCCAGGGCGACATCGTGCAGAACTGTTTCGGCTATCACCTGACGCCCGCCGGCATGATCTTTGAAAACGGCGCGCGGGCGGTGGGGGCGGCGGTGCTGCCCGCTGGCACCGGCCAGACCGAATTGCAGGTGACCGCCGCGCGCGACATCGGCTGCACCGCCTATGCCGGGACACCCGATTACCTCAAGGTGATCCTGGACAAGGCCGAGGAGATGGGGGTTGCCCTCAAGTTCACCAAGGCCGCGGTGGGCGGCGGTGCGCTGTTCCCGTCGCTGCGCAAGGAATATGCCGATCGCGGCATCTCGTGCCTGCAATGTTATGCCACCGCCGATCTGGGCAATATCGCCTATGAAAGCGCGGCGATGGAGGGGATGATCGTCGACGAACATGTGATCGTCGAGATCGTCACCCCCGGCACAGGAACGCCGGTGGCGCCGGGCGAGGTGGGCGAGGTCGTGGTGACCTCCCTCAACCCCGATTACCCGCTCATCCGCTTTGCCACCGGTGACATGTCCGCCGTCCTGCCGGGCCATTCGCCCTGCGGCCGCACCAATATGCGGATCAAGGGATGGATGGGCCGTGCCGACCAGACCACCAAGATCAAGGGCATGTTCGTGCGCCCCGAACAGGTGGCGGCGCTGGTCGACAAACATGCCGAGATCGTCAAGGCGCGGGTGATCGCCACCCGCGTGGGCGAGATGGATGCGATGACGGTGCAGATCGAAAGCAGCGGGGGCGATGATGCGGCGTATGCCCGCTCGGTCGCCGAAGTGCTCAAGCTCAAGGGCGCGATCGAGGTCGTGGCCCCGGGCAGCCTGCCCAAGGACGGGCTGGTGATCGAGGATCAGCGCCGCTACGACTGA
- a CDS encoding branched-chain amino acid ABC transporter permease: MFYREAGDFKTSYQADSQTFPIKFDRYRYYVVLAVAFGIIPFIINDYWANALLIPFLIYAIAAIGLNILVGYCGQVSLGTGGFMAVGAYACYKLMTAFPEVSMFIHVILAGGITAAVGVLFGLPSLRIKGFYLAVATLAAQFFLVWLFNRVPWFYNYSASGQINAPERDTFGIIITGPNAPAWATYLFCLVFLTACALIARNLTRGTMGRTWMAIRDMDIAAEIIGVNPLKAKMTAFAVSSFFIGISGALFFALYLGAVEVGEAFGIQKSFLVLFMVIIGGLGSIFGSFAGAAFLVLLPVVLKVVGADMLGWPTDIVAHLQLVIVGGLIVVFLIMEPHGLAQLWRVAKEKLRLWPFPH, translated from the coding sequence ATGTTCTACCGTGAAGCCGGAGATTTCAAAACCTCCTACCAGGCCGATAGCCAGACCTTTCCGATCAAGTTCGACCGTTATCGGTATTACGTGGTGCTGGCGGTTGCCTTCGGGATCATCCCGTTCATCATCAACGACTATTGGGCGAATGCGCTGCTGATTCCCTTTCTGATCTATGCGATCGCTGCAATCGGGCTGAACATCCTGGTGGGTTATTGCGGTCAGGTCAGCCTGGGGACCGGCGGGTTCATGGCCGTGGGCGCCTATGCCTGCTACAAGCTGATGACCGCCTTTCCCGAGGTGAGCATGTTCATCCACGTGATCCTGGCCGGTGGCATCACCGCCGCGGTGGGGGTGCTGTTCGGCCTGCCCAGCCTGCGGATCAAGGGGTTCTATCTGGCGGTGGCCACGCTGGCGGCGCAGTTCTTTCTGGTTTGGCTGTTCAACCGGGTGCCGTGGTTCTACAACTATTCGGCCTCGGGCCAGATCAACGCGCCCGAGCGCGACACGTTCGGCATCATCATCACCGGCCCCAATGCGCCGGCCTGGGCCACCTATCTGTTCTGCCTGGTCTTCCTGACCGCTTGTGCGCTGATCGCCCGCAACCTGACCCGTGGCACCATGGGCCGGACCTGGATGGCGATCCGCGACATGGATATCGCGGCCGAGATCATCGGGGTGAACCCGCTCAAGGCCAAGATGACAGCCTTCGCCGTCAGCTCCTTCTTCATCGGCATCTCGGGCGCGCTGTTCTTTGCGCTTTATCTGGGCGCGGTCGAAGTGGGCGAGGCCTTTGGTATCCAGAAATCGTTCCTGGTGCTGTTCATGGTGATCATCGGCGGCCTCGGTTCGATCTTCGGTTCCTTTGCCGGAGCGGCCTTCCTGGTGCTGCTGCCGGTGGTCCTGAAGGTCGTGGGCGCCGACATGCTGGGCTGGCCCACCGATATCGTGGCGCATCTGCAGCTGGTGATCGTCGGCGGGCTGATCGTCGTGTTCCTGATCATGGAGCCGCATGGGCTGGCGCAGCTGTGGCGCGTGGCCAAGGAAAAACTCAGACTCTGGCCCTTCCCGCATTAA
- a CDS encoding branched-chain amino acid ABC transporter permease, whose translation MSDQLIFGIEVILNGLMAGVLYALVALGFVLIYKASGIFNYAQGVMALFAAMTLVGIMNGQVPFSHLINAVFGGHITHFGWNVPGFVAILLTMAVMVLLAWAVQQFVMRHLVGQEPIILFMATIGLAYFLEGVADLMWGSEIKTLDVGLPQGLNVWIDDTTYGIFGYGFFIDNLDIVATVIAALLVAALVAFSQYTKQGRAMRAVADDHQAALSVGISLNFIWVLVWSVAGFVALVAGIMWGTKSGVQFSLSLIALKALPVLMLGGFTSIPGAIVGGLIIGVGEKLFEFAIGPMVGGATENWFAYVLALIFLVFRPQGLFGEKIIERV comes from the coding sequence ATGTCTGACCAACTGATTTTCGGTATCGAGGTGATCCTGAACGGCCTGATGGCGGGTGTGCTCTATGCGCTGGTGGCGCTGGGTTTCGTGCTCATCTACAAGGCGTCGGGCATCTTCAACTATGCCCAGGGTGTGATGGCGCTGTTTGCCGCCATGACCCTGGTCGGCATCATGAACGGACAGGTGCCGTTCTCGCATCTGATCAACGCCGTATTCGGCGGGCATATCACCCATTTCGGGTGGAACGTGCCCGGCTTCGTGGCGATCCTGCTGACCATGGCGGTCATGGTCCTGCTGGCCTGGGCGGTGCAGCAATTCGTGATGCGCCACCTGGTCGGGCAGGAGCCGATCATCCTGTTCATGGCCACCATCGGGCTTGCCTATTTCCTGGAAGGCGTGGCCGACCTGATGTGGGGCTCGGAGATCAAGACGCTGGATGTGGGCCTGCCGCAGGGCCTGAACGTCTGGATCGACGACACCACCTATGGCATCTTCGGCTACGGGTTCTTCATCGACAATCTGGACATCGTGGCAACCGTGATCGCGGCGCTGCTGGTGGCGGCTCTGGTGGCCTTCAGCCAGTATACCAAGCAGGGCCGGGCGATGCGTGCGGTGGCCGACGACCACCAGGCGGCGCTGAGTGTCGGCATCTCGCTGAACTTCATCTGGGTGCTGGTCTGGTCGGTTGCCGGTTTCGTGGCGCTGGTCGCGGGGATCATGTGGGGCACCAAGTCGGGCGTGCAGTTCTCGCTGTCGCTGATCGCGCTCAAGGCGCTGCCGGTGCTGATGCTGGGCGGCTTCACCTCGATCCCCGGCGCCATTGTCGGCGGGCTGATCATCGGTGTGGGCGAGAAACTGTTCGAATTCGCGATCGGCCCGATGGTGGGCGGCGCGACCGAGAACTGGTTCGCCTATGTTCTGGCGCTGATCTTCCTCGTGTTCCGGCCGCAGGGCCTGTTCGGCGAGAAGATCATCGAAAGGGTCTGA
- a CDS encoding ABC transporter substrate-binding protein gives MKMKLATVALGALMAAGPALADLTFPSLSYRTGPYAAGGIPFADGYADYFTLLNERDGGIGGVKANVLECETGYNTEKGVECYESTKGQGALVYQPLSTGITYQLIPKATADGIAIHSMGYGRTSAKNGNVFSHVFNYPANYWDGASGAVNYLLEINGGDIKGKKIALVYHNSAYGKEPIRTLEELSKKHGFDLSTLPVDHPGQEQKSQWLQIRRDKPDYVLMWGWGVMNQVAVQEAANIRFPMENFIGIWWSGSENDVLPAGDAANGYKALTFHNVGTAFPLFDDLQKYVIDAGKAAGAGDQVGTVLYNRGLYAAMLAAEAAKKAQEISGKADITAADMRDGMEALEMTEAKMAELGLPNFGPTFSVSCGNHGGDALVGVTQWDATSKTWSLISDFKPTDGDVIGALIEEDSSAYASENNISPRCN, from the coding sequence ATGAAAATGAAACTGGCAACCGTGGCGCTGGGCGCCCTGATGGCCGCAGGTCCGGCGCTGGCTGACCTGACATTCCCGTCGCTCAGCTATCGTACTGGCCCCTATGCGGCGGGGGGCATCCCGTTTGCCGACGGCTATGCCGACTATTTCACCCTGCTCAACGAGCGGGATGGCGGCATCGGCGGCGTCAAGGCCAACGTGCTGGAGTGCGAAACCGGCTACAACACCGAAAAGGGCGTCGAGTGCTATGAGTCCACCAAGGGCCAGGGCGCGCTGGTGTATCAGCCGCTGTCGACCGGCATCACCTATCAGCTGATCCCCAAAGCCACCGCTGACGGCATCGCGATCCACTCGATGGGCTATGGCCGGACCTCGGCGAAGAACGGCAACGTGTTCAGCCATGTCTTCAACTATCCCGCCAACTACTGGGATGGTGCCTCGGGCGCGGTGAACTACCTGCTGGAAATCAACGGCGGCGACATCAAGGGCAAGAAGATCGCGCTGGTCTATCACAACTCGGCCTATGGCAAGGAACCGATCCGCACCCTGGAAGAGCTGAGCAAGAAGCACGGCTTTGACCTGAGCACGCTGCCGGTCGATCACCCGGGTCAGGAGCAGAAGTCGCAGTGGCTGCAAATCCGCCGTGACAAGCCGGACTATGTCCTGATGTGGGGCTGGGGCGTGATGAACCAGGTCGCCGTTCAGGAAGCCGCCAACATCCGCTTCCCGATGGAAAACTTCATCGGCATCTGGTGGTCGGGCTCCGAGAATGACGTGCTGCCCGCAGGTGACGCGGCCAACGGCTACAAGGCGCTGACCTTCCACAACGTCGGTACCGCTTTCCCGCTGTTTGACGACCTGCAGAAATACGTCATCGACGCCGGCAAGGCCGCAGGCGCCGGTGATCAGGTCGGCACCGTGCTTTACAACCGTGGTCTCTATGCCGCCATGCTGGCTGCCGAAGCCGCCAAGAAGGCACAGGAGATCTCGGGCAAGGCCGACATCACCGCCGCGGACATGCGCGACGGTATGGAAGCGCTGGAAATGACCGAAGCGAAGATGGCTGAACTGGGCCTGCCGAACTTTGGCCCGACCTTCTCGGTGTCCTGTGGCAACCATGGCGGCGACGCCCTGGTCGGCGTGACCCAGTGGGATGCGACCTCCAAGACCTGGTCGCTGATCTCGGACTTCAAACCGACCGACGGCGACGTCATCGGCGCGTTGATCGAGGAAGACTCGAGCGCCTATGCCAGCGAGAACAACATCTCGCCGCGCTGCAACTAA
- a CDS encoding ABC transporter ATP-binding protein yields the protein MLDASEGYTTADGRKIGGVVMEMKNITLRFGGVVAIKDISFDIREGEIRAIIGPNGAGKSSMLNVISGFYVPQEGEVWFHGKKRPGMRPYEVARQGIARTFQNIALFEGMSVLDNVMTGRLNYMKTGLLSQAIWKGKAEREEVENREAVEKIIDFLEIQHIRKTPVSRLPYGLKKRVELARALAAEPKLLLLDEPMAGMNVEEKEDMSRFILDVNDEFGTTIALIEHDMGVVMDLSDRVVVMDYGKKIGDGTPEEVRNNQEVIDAYLGVAHD from the coding sequence ATGCTTGACGCATCCGAAGGATACACCACCGCGGACGGCCGCAAGATTGGCGGCGTGGTGATGGAGATGAAGAACATCACCCTGCGGTTCGGCGGCGTGGTGGCCATCAAGGATATCAGTTTCGACATCCGCGAGGGCGAGATCCGCGCGATCATCGGCCCGAACGGGGCTGGCAAATCCTCGATGCTGAACGTGATCTCGGGCTTTTATGTCCCGCAGGAGGGCGAAGTCTGGTTCCACGGCAAGAAGCGCCCGGGGATGCGCCCCTATGAGGTGGCGCGCCAGGGGATCGCGCGCACCTTCCAGAATATCGCCCTTTTCGAGGGGATGAGCGTTCTGGACAACGTGATGACCGGACGTCTGAACTATATGAAGACGGGCCTGCTGAGCCAGGCGATCTGGAAGGGCAAGGCCGAGCGCGAAGAGGTTGAGAACCGCGAGGCGGTGGAAAAGATCATCGACTTCCTCGAGATCCAGCACATCCGCAAGACGCCGGTCTCGCGCCTGCCCTATGGCCTGAAGAAGCGGGTCGAACTGGCCCGCGCGCTGGCGGCAGAACCCAAGCTGTTGCTGCTGGACGAGCCGATGGCCGGCATGAACGTCGAAGAGAAGGAGGACATGAGCCGCTTCATCCTCGACGTGAACGACGAATTCGGCACCACCATCGCGCTGATCGAACACGACATGGGCGTGGTCATGGACCTGAGCGACCGGGTGGTGGTGATGGATTACGGCAAGAAGATCGGGGATGGCACGCCTGAAGAGGTGCGCAACAACCAGGAGGTCATCGATGCCTATCTGGGGGTGGCCCATGACTGA
- a CDS encoding ABC transporter ATP-binding protein: MLDAAKTTDTQVETLLEVNNIEVIYNHVILVLKGVSLTVPKGGITALLGGNGAGKTTTLKAVSNLLHSERGEVTKGSVKYRGETIHELDPAALVTKGVIQVMEGRHCFEHLTVEENLLTGAYTRKDGSANIQRDLELVYNYFPRLKERRRSQAGYTSGGEQQMVAMGRALMSRPETILLDEPSMGLAPQLVEEIFEIVRDLNEKEGVSFLLAEQNTNVALRYAHYGYILESGRVVMDGPAKELRENPDVKEFYLGMSDDGRKSFRDVRSYRRRKRWLS; the protein is encoded by the coding sequence ATGCTGGATGCGGCAAAAACCACGGATACGCAGGTGGAAACCCTGCTGGAGGTCAACAATATCGAGGTGATCTACAATCACGTGATCCTCGTGCTCAAGGGTGTCAGCCTCACCGTGCCCAAGGGCGGGATAACCGCATTGCTGGGCGGCAACGGCGCGGGCAAGACGACAACGCTCAAGGCGGTGTCGAACCTGCTGCATTCCGAACGTGGCGAGGTGACCAAAGGGTCGGTCAAGTATCGCGGCGAAACGATTCACGAACTGGATCCGGCCGCCCTGGTGACCAAGGGCGTCATCCAGGTGATGGAAGGCCGCCATTGCTTCGAACACTTGACGGTCGAGGAAAACCTGCTGACCGGCGCCTATACCCGCAAGGATGGCAGCGCCAATATCCAGCGCGATCTCGAACTGGTCTATAACTATTTCCCCCGCCTCAAGGAGCGCCGCCGCAGTCAGGCCGGCTATACCTCGGGCGGTGAACAGCAGATGGTGGCGATGGGCCGGGCGCTGATGTCGCGCCCCGAGACCATCCTGCTGGATGAACCCTCGATGGGTCTGGCGCCGCAGCTGGTCGAGGAGATCTTCGAGATCGTCCGTGATCTGAACGAGAAAGAGGGCGTGTCCTTCCTGCTGGCCGAACAGAACACCAACGTGGCGCTGCGCTATGCCCATTACGGCTATATCCTGGAATCCGGCCGTGTGGTGATGGATGGCCCCGCCAAGGAGCTGCGCGAGAACCCGGATGTGAAGGAATTCTATCTCGGCATGTCCGATGATGGCCGCAAGTCGTTCCGCGATGTGCGCTCCTACCGTCGCCGCAAGCGGTGGCTGAGCTGA